The genomic stretch CCGTAGCACCCTTCGCTATGGCGCTCCGGAACCGGTGGTCCTGGTCGGAGTCCGGTTCGACCGGGAAACCATTCGCACCCGGATCGTCCAGCGGGTTGACCGGATGTTTTCCGAAGGCATTCTCGCGGAAACGGCAGACCTCTTGCACCGGGGCTACCGGAGTGACATCCCCGCCTTTCAGAATTTCACCTACGCACCCGTGGTTCGAGCCGTCCTGGGGTCGATATCGGTCAATGAAGCCCGGGAGGCGGTCATCCGGGGAACTTTCGCCTTTTTGAAGCGACAAAACACCTGGTTTCGCCGGATTCCCATTCACTGGATAGAGAGGGAAGGCCGGACGCTCCAGGAAATCGCTGAAGAGATAGGGAAGAGGTTGGGGAGGTTTGAACAGATATAAGTTCCGCCGCCGGATCCCGGTGGGTTTATGTCGGCGATTTTCTCTGTCATAGTCGTTCCCTCGTGATTGAGATAGACGGTGGGCAGCATATGGAAGATCCAGAACGAGAAAAAAGCGCAGGAACATTGCTTGAAGGAACAGGGTTTGCATATCATCCGCTTCTGGATCATGAAATCTTGGGAAACACCGGAGGGGCCTCCAAAGCATACTACCGGCCCTCACCCAGCCCTCTTCCGGCGGGAGAGGAGATGTGCACCCATCGCTGTTCCATATGAAAGAAAAGGAGGTATGGCCATGAGCTGGGAAGAAGAATTCACCGAACAGGAAGAGACGAATCAAGAAGAACGGGAAAGTGAAAAGACCCAGAAAGAGCGGGAGACGGTCGAGCCGGGAACAGTGAAAGACATCGGACTTTACTTATTGAACCTGCTTTCGGTCAAAGGTTGGCAGTATCTGGGTCTGATGGTCCATCCGGAGAACGGAAAAATTCTGGTCGATCTTACGGAAGCCCGCAAGGCCATCGATCTGTTTTCCCTGGTCTTCAACTTTTTCAAGGACGGTTCGAGCCGGGAAGAAGTCCGGGACCTGCAAGCTCAATTGTCCAACCTGCAGTTGAACTTCGTGGAAAAGAAGAAAGGGCGAGAAACTTAGTCCGCCTGTCAGTCTGTATTTTGAGTGAGGGCAGAAAAACAGATCAACCTCTCGCCGAATTGGCGAGGGTTTGGCAGACGCGAGCTGATTAAGACATCCGGTCTTATCTCGCCGGGGACCGCGCCCTGGGCACAGTTCCAAGCGTAGTCACCAGGACCTTCCTTACTGCTGGATTTTGAGACCTGCGACTTTCTCGGGGGACAGGCCGGTATACTGGGTTATTTTGTCGATGGACTCACCGGAACAGAGCATCCGTCTGGCCATGGCCAGATTGGCTTCTTCCATCCCTTTCTCCATCCCTTTCTCCATCCCTTCTTCCATCCCTTTCTCCATCCCTTCTTCCATCCCTTCTTCCATCCCTTGTTGTCTTGCCTTTTTCAATTCACTTTTCAATTCTTTTTCCAAAGCTTTCCCTGCGTGAGAAATCATGGTTTTGACCTCCTTGGGTTGAGCGTGTTCCAGGATCTGGACAATTTCATCCCGCTGGGCGGGGGATACTCCCTGGGTTAAGATAGTGCTGGCCCAGGCCGTGAATAGCTTGAATTCATCCTCCTTCATCTGGCTCAGGGTATCGATCAGTTTGACCAATCGGTCGAAAATAGTTTGCCGATCCGAGGCCTGATCGAGCAGAAACACCGCACCCATCAGGTTGGACATCTGTAAAAGCTCTTCTTCCTGGTAGCTGAAGACATTCACCAGGTGGTAGCGAAAGTCCAGCAGATGGGTGTCGAACAGCTTTTCTCCGTACAGGGTTTCCCGGAAATGCCGGGGGGCGGTCCAGGGATGGGGAGCGTTGTATAGGACCACCGGGACGATGACCGGCAGACGGTAGTCCTTGCGTGTGGCTCTTTTCCCGTTAACATCCTG from Atribacteraceae bacterium encodes the following:
- a CDS encoding DUF1844 domain-containing protein, yielding MSWEEEFTEQEETNQEERESEKTQKERETVEPGTVKDIGLYLLNLLSVKGWQYLGLMVHPENGKILVDLTEARKAIDLFSLVFNFFKDGSSREEVRDLQAQLSNLQLNFVEKKKGRET
- a CDS encoding Rpn family recombination-promoting nuclease/putative transposase is translated as MDNNNPKLVHQPHDTGYKFLLSSKKAFVQLIRCFIQAAWTDQIHEQNLVRIDKSLILPDFQNKEADLVYRAQLKDTDFIFYVLLELQSRVDFLMPYRLLLYMTELWRSIVQDVNGKRATRKDYRLPVIVPVVLYNAPHPWTAPRHFRETLYGEKLFDTHLLDFRYHLVNVFSYQEEELLQMSNLMGAVFLLDQASDRQTIFDRLVKLIDTLSQMKEDEFKLFTAWASTILTQGVSPAQRDEIVQILEHAQPKEVKTMISHAGKALEKELKSELKKARQQGMEEGMEEGMEKGMEEGMEKGMEKGMEEANLAMARRMLCSGESIDKITQYTGLSPEKVAGLKIQQ